A genomic region of Caenorhabditis elegans chromosome V contains the following coding sequences:
- the pst-1 gene encoding Adenosine 3'-phospho 5'-phosphosulfate transporter 1 (Confirmed by transcript evidence): protein MDRSIMPIDSPARDKPPDELVWPLRLFLILLGYSTVATPAAILIYYVRRNRHAFETPYLSIRLLLRSFAVGNPEYQLIPTGEKQARKENDSIPQTRAQCINVIILLLFFFSGIQVTLVAMGVLQERIITRGYRRSDQLEVEDKFGETQFLIFCNRIVALVLSLMILAKDWTKQPPHVPPLYVHSYTSFSNTISSWCQYEALKYVSFPTQTICKASKVVVTMLMGRLVRGQRYSWFEYGCGCTIAFGASLFLLSSSSKGAGSTITYTSFSGMILMAGYLLFDAFTLNWQKALFDTKPKVSKYQMMFGVNFFSAILCAVSLIEQGTLWSSIKFGAEHVDFSRDVFLLSLSGAIGQIFIYSTIERFGPIVFAVIMTIRQMLSIVLSTIMYGHELTFLAAIGFMIVFAAIFVDIHKKYSDKSRGPQRSW, encoded by the exons ATGGATCGGTCAATCATGCCGATTGATTCACCG gcCCGCGACAAGCCTCCAGATGAGCTGGTATGGCCTCTTCGTCTTTTCCTGATTCTTCTTGGTTACTCGACAGTTGCCACACCAGcagcaattttaatttattatgtTAGGAGGAATCGACAtg cttTCGAAACTCCGTACCTATCAATACGCTTACTTCTCCGAAGTTTTGCTGTCGGAAATCCAGAATATCAGCTAATACCAACAGGAGAGAAACAAGCTCGGAAAGAAAACGATTCGATTCCACAAACACGAGCACAATGCATAAATGTAATTATCCTCTTGCTCTTCTTTTTCAGTGGAATTCAAGTAACACTTGTCGCAATGGGAGTTCTACAAGAAAGAATTATTACAAGAGGCTATCGGAGATCTGATCAGTTGGAAGTGGAGGACAAGTTCGgggaaactcaatttttgattttctgcaaTCGGATAGTGGCTCTCGTTTTGAGCTTGATGATTTTAGCCAAAGATTGGACAAA ACAACCACCACACGTTCCTCCACTTTATGTTCACTCGTACACCTCATTCTCAAATACGATTTCATCTTGGTGTCAATATGAAGCACTGAAATACGTCTCATTCCCCACTCAGACAATCTGTAAAGCCTCAAAAGTGGTTGTGACAATGTTAATGGGACGATTGGTTAGAGGACAGAGATATTCTTGGTTTGAATATGGATGTGGATGCACAATTGCATTTGGAGCCAGTTTGTTCTTGTTGAGCTCATCATCGAAAGGAGCCGGATCGACTATTACATACACATCG ttttccggAATGATTCTCATGGCTGGATATCTTCTCTTCGATGCATTCACGCTGAATTGGCAGAAAGCTTTATTTGATACAAAaccaaaagtttccaaatatcag ATGATGTTCGGTGTCAACTTCTTCTCAGCTATATTATGTGCAGTTTCTCTAATAGAACAAGGAACTCTGTGGTCTTCTATCAAATTTGGAGCCGAACACGTTGATTTCTCTCGTGATGTCTTCCTTCTTTCTCTATCTGGAGCCATCGGACAAATCTTCATCTATTCAACTATTGAGAGATTTGGCCCGATTGTATTTGCAGTGATCATGACTATTCGGCAG ATGCTCTCGATCGTCCTCTCCACAATTATGTATGGTCATGAACTCACTTTCTTGGCTGCCATTGGATTTATGATTGTTTTCGCCGCAATCTTTGTAGATATTCATAAGAAATACTCTGATAAGAGCCGAGGACCACAGAGGAGTTggtaa
- the pst-1 gene encoding Adenosine 3'-phospho 5'-phosphosulfate transporter 1 (Confirmed by transcript evidence), whose product MDRSIMPIDSPARDKPPDELVWPLRLFLILLGYSTVATPAAILIYYVRRNRHAFETPYLSIRLLLRSFAVGNPEYQLIPTGEKQARKENDSIPQTRAQCINVIILLLFFFSGIQVTLVAMGVLQERIITRGYRRSDQLEVEDKFGETQFLIFCNRIVALVLSLMILAKDWTKQPPHVPPLYVHSYTSFSNTISSWCQYEALKYVSFPTQTICKASKVVVTMLMGRLVRGQRYSWFEYGCGCTIAFGASLFLLSSSSKGAGSTITYTSFSGMILMAGYLLFDAFTLNWQKALFDTKPKVSKYQMMFGVNFFSAILCAVSLIEQGTLWSSIKFGAEHVDFSRDVFLLSLSGAIGQIFIYSTIERFGPIVFAVIMTIRQRWLHLHHLNRFVSNFYQ is encoded by the exons ATGGATCGGTCAATCATGCCGATTGATTCACCG gcCCGCGACAAGCCTCCAGATGAGCTGGTATGGCCTCTTCGTCTTTTCCTGATTCTTCTTGGTTACTCGACAGTTGCCACACCAGcagcaattttaatttattatgtTAGGAGGAATCGACAtg cttTCGAAACTCCGTACCTATCAATACGCTTACTTCTCCGAAGTTTTGCTGTCGGAAATCCAGAATATCAGCTAATACCAACAGGAGAGAAACAAGCTCGGAAAGAAAACGATTCGATTCCACAAACACGAGCACAATGCATAAATGTAATTATCCTCTTGCTCTTCTTTTTCAGTGGAATTCAAGTAACACTTGTCGCAATGGGAGTTCTACAAGAAAGAATTATTACAAGAGGCTATCGGAGATCTGATCAGTTGGAAGTGGAGGACAAGTTCGgggaaactcaatttttgattttctgcaaTCGGATAGTGGCTCTCGTTTTGAGCTTGATGATTTTAGCCAAAGATTGGACAAA ACAACCACCACACGTTCCTCCACTTTATGTTCACTCGTACACCTCATTCTCAAATACGATTTCATCTTGGTGTCAATATGAAGCACTGAAATACGTCTCATTCCCCACTCAGACAATCTGTAAAGCCTCAAAAGTGGTTGTGACAATGTTAATGGGACGATTGGTTAGAGGACAGAGATATTCTTGGTTTGAATATGGATGTGGATGCACAATTGCATTTGGAGCCAGTTTGTTCTTGTTGAGCTCATCATCGAAAGGAGCCGGATCGACTATTACATACACATCG ttttccggAATGATTCTCATGGCTGGATATCTTCTCTTCGATGCATTCACGCTGAATTGGCAGAAAGCTTTATTTGATACAAAaccaaaagtttccaaatatcag ATGATGTTCGGTGTCAACTTCTTCTCAGCTATATTATGTGCAGTTTCTCTAATAGAACAAGGAACTCTGTGGTCTTCTATCAAATTTGGAGCCGAACACGTTGATTTCTCTCGTGATGTCTTCCTTCTTTCTCTATCTGGAGCCATCGGACAAATCTTCATCTATTCAACTATTGAGAGATTTGGCCCGATTGTATTTGCAGTGATCATGACTATTCGGCAG AGATGgctccacctccaccacctGAACCGTTTcgtctcaaatttttatcaatga
- the pst-1 gene encoding Adenosine 3'-phospho 5'-phosphosulfate transporter 1 (Confirmed by transcript evidence), producing the protein MDPLSWGRGWYAIQTISGSVIQYLKEARDKPPDELVWPLRLFLILLGYSTVATPAAILIYYVRRNRHAFETPYLSIRLLLRSFAVGNPEYQLIPTGEKQARKENDSIPQTRAQCINVIILLLFFFSGIQVTLVAMGVLQERIITRGYRRSDQLEVEDKFGETQFLIFCNRIVALVLSLMILAKDWTKQPPHVPPLYVHSYTSFSNTISSWCQYEALKYVSFPTQTICKASKVVVTMLMGRLVRGQRYSWFEYGCGCTIAFGASLFLLSSSSKGAGSTITYTSFSGMILMAGYLLFDAFTLNWQKALFDTKPKVSKYQMMFGVNFFSAILCAVSLIEQGTLWSSIKFGAEHVDFSRDVFLLSLSGAIGQIFIYSTIERFGPIVFAVIMTIRQMLSIVLSTIMYGHELTFLAAIGFMIVFAAIFVDIHKKYSDKSRGPQRSW; encoded by the exons ATGGATCCATTGAGCTGGGGTCGTGGTTGGTATGCTATTCAGACAATATCTGGGTCTGTAATACAGTATTTAAAAGAG gcCCGCGACAAGCCTCCAGATGAGCTGGTATGGCCTCTTCGTCTTTTCCTGATTCTTCTTGGTTACTCGACAGTTGCCACACCAGcagcaattttaatttattatgtTAGGAGGAATCGACAtg cttTCGAAACTCCGTACCTATCAATACGCTTACTTCTCCGAAGTTTTGCTGTCGGAAATCCAGAATATCAGCTAATACCAACAGGAGAGAAACAAGCTCGGAAAGAAAACGATTCGATTCCACAAACACGAGCACAATGCATAAATGTAATTATCCTCTTGCTCTTCTTTTTCAGTGGAATTCAAGTAACACTTGTCGCAATGGGAGTTCTACAAGAAAGAATTATTACAAGAGGCTATCGGAGATCTGATCAGTTGGAAGTGGAGGACAAGTTCGgggaaactcaatttttgattttctgcaaTCGGATAGTGGCTCTCGTTTTGAGCTTGATGATTTTAGCCAAAGATTGGACAAA ACAACCACCACACGTTCCTCCACTTTATGTTCACTCGTACACCTCATTCTCAAATACGATTTCATCTTGGTGTCAATATGAAGCACTGAAATACGTCTCATTCCCCACTCAGACAATCTGTAAAGCCTCAAAAGTGGTTGTGACAATGTTAATGGGACGATTGGTTAGAGGACAGAGATATTCTTGGTTTGAATATGGATGTGGATGCACAATTGCATTTGGAGCCAGTTTGTTCTTGTTGAGCTCATCATCGAAAGGAGCCGGATCGACTATTACATACACATCG ttttccggAATGATTCTCATGGCTGGATATCTTCTCTTCGATGCATTCACGCTGAATTGGCAGAAAGCTTTATTTGATACAAAaccaaaagtttccaaatatcag ATGATGTTCGGTGTCAACTTCTTCTCAGCTATATTATGTGCAGTTTCTCTAATAGAACAAGGAACTCTGTGGTCTTCTATCAAATTTGGAGCCGAACACGTTGATTTCTCTCGTGATGTCTTCCTTCTTTCTCTATCTGGAGCCATCGGACAAATCTTCATCTATTCAACTATTGAGAGATTTGGCCCGATTGTATTTGCAGTGATCATGACTATTCGGCAG ATGCTCTCGATCGTCCTCTCCACAATTATGTATGGTCATGAACTCACTTTCTTGGCTGCCATTGGATTTATGATTGTTTTCGCCGCAATCTTTGTAGATATTCATAAGAAATACTCTGATAAGAGCCGAGGACCACAGAGGAGTTggtaa
- the pst-1 gene encoding Adenosine 3'-phospho 5'-phosphosulfate transporter 1 (Confirmed by transcript evidence), which produces MDPLSWGRGWYAIQTISGSVIQYLKEARDKPPDELVWPLRLFLILLGYSTVATPAAILIYYVRRNRHAFETPYLSIRLLLRSFAVGNPEYQLIPTGEKQARKENDSIPQTRAQCINVIILLLFFFSGIQVTLVAMGVLQERIITRGYRRSDQLEVEDKFGETQFLIFCNRIVALVLSLMILAKDWTKQPPHVPPLYVHSYTSFSNTISSWCQYEALKYVSFPTQTICKASKVVVTMLMGRLVRGQRYSWFEYGCGCTIAFGASLFLLSSSSKGAGSTITYTSFSGMILMAGYLLFDAFTLNWQKALFDTKPKVSKYQMMFGVNFFSAILCAVSLIEQGTLWSSIKFGAEHVDFSRDVFLLSLSGAIGQIFIYSTIERFGPIVFAVIMTIRQRWLHLHHLNRFVSNFYQ; this is translated from the exons ATGGATCCATTGAGCTGGGGTCGTGGTTGGTATGCTATTCAGACAATATCTGGGTCTGTAATACAGTATTTAAAAGAG gcCCGCGACAAGCCTCCAGATGAGCTGGTATGGCCTCTTCGTCTTTTCCTGATTCTTCTTGGTTACTCGACAGTTGCCACACCAGcagcaattttaatttattatgtTAGGAGGAATCGACAtg cttTCGAAACTCCGTACCTATCAATACGCTTACTTCTCCGAAGTTTTGCTGTCGGAAATCCAGAATATCAGCTAATACCAACAGGAGAGAAACAAGCTCGGAAAGAAAACGATTCGATTCCACAAACACGAGCACAATGCATAAATGTAATTATCCTCTTGCTCTTCTTTTTCAGTGGAATTCAAGTAACACTTGTCGCAATGGGAGTTCTACAAGAAAGAATTATTACAAGAGGCTATCGGAGATCTGATCAGTTGGAAGTGGAGGACAAGTTCGgggaaactcaatttttgattttctgcaaTCGGATAGTGGCTCTCGTTTTGAGCTTGATGATTTTAGCCAAAGATTGGACAAA ACAACCACCACACGTTCCTCCACTTTATGTTCACTCGTACACCTCATTCTCAAATACGATTTCATCTTGGTGTCAATATGAAGCACTGAAATACGTCTCATTCCCCACTCAGACAATCTGTAAAGCCTCAAAAGTGGTTGTGACAATGTTAATGGGACGATTGGTTAGAGGACAGAGATATTCTTGGTTTGAATATGGATGTGGATGCACAATTGCATTTGGAGCCAGTTTGTTCTTGTTGAGCTCATCATCGAAAGGAGCCGGATCGACTATTACATACACATCG ttttccggAATGATTCTCATGGCTGGATATCTTCTCTTCGATGCATTCACGCTGAATTGGCAGAAAGCTTTATTTGATACAAAaccaaaagtttccaaatatcag ATGATGTTCGGTGTCAACTTCTTCTCAGCTATATTATGTGCAGTTTCTCTAATAGAACAAGGAACTCTGTGGTCTTCTATCAAATTTGGAGCCGAACACGTTGATTTCTCTCGTGATGTCTTCCTTCTTTCTCTATCTGGAGCCATCGGACAAATCTTCATCTATTCAACTATTGAGAGATTTGGCCCGATTGTATTTGCAGTGATCATGACTATTCGGCAG AGATGgctccacctccaccacctGAACCGTTTcgtctcaaatttttatcaatga
- the pst-1 gene encoding Adenosine 3'-phospho 5'-phosphosulfate transporter 1 (Confirmed by transcript evidence), producing MILMAGYLLFDAFTLNWQKALFDTKPKVSKYQMMFGVNFFSAILCAVSLIEQGTLWSSIKFGAEHVDFSRDVFLLSLSGAIGQIFIYSTIERFGPIVFAVIMTIRQRWLHLHHLNRFVSNFYQ from the exons ATGATTCTCATGGCTGGATATCTTCTCTTCGATGCATTCACGCTGAATTGGCAGAAAGCTTTATTTGATACAAAaccaaaagtttccaaatatcag ATGATGTTCGGTGTCAACTTCTTCTCAGCTATATTATGTGCAGTTTCTCTAATAGAACAAGGAACTCTGTGGTCTTCTATCAAATTTGGAGCCGAACACGTTGATTTCTCTCGTGATGTCTTCCTTCTTTCTCTATCTGGAGCCATCGGACAAATCTTCATCTATTCAACTATTGAGAGATTTGGCCCGATTGTATTTGCAGTGATCATGACTATTCGGCAG AGATGgctccacctccaccacctGAACCGTTTcgtctcaaatttttatcaatga
- the bus-28 gene encoding uncharacterized protein (Confirmed by transcript evidence) yields the protein MTFHKNSSRHSFQYQHPFRAPDEEEELAHIHITIRYALIVFGLVPVVLFLIGIWIAAHPHFTEVDPTPNTTKYIRENYHVNETSPSRIWVYWTNGGKFNIDPWWNNLFVKNQSAYVFGFGNHSFCNPRLDKSYKYTWTTSIYRASQLYASVQTGFRYGLLFVFLPMVLNSFILAKTLVIENKTFTSLMIGTLYFCNEVAMHISYFCVTTLHVEFEGSYIPYSSVYFSIAMILSMSKLMLRNFTEPIGLTTILRSVGLLIIIIAHDPLAANVQDFVDHVYCDTFVSPKVCFLELACIGILFLNNLYDVNQTQNLHLVVSQTADDQSIQKMAKKSVFRRVKVARRA from the exons ATGACATTTCACAAGAATTCTTCCCGTCATTCGTTCCAATATCAACATCCATTCCGAGCTccagacgaagaagaagaattggCTCATATTCATATCACAATACGATATGCTCTGATCGTTTTTGGATTGGTTCCGGTTGTATTGTTCCTGATTGGAATTTGGATTGCGGCACATCCACATTTTACAGAAGTGGATCCCACGCCGAATACGACGAAATATATCAGAGAAAATTATCAT GTTAATGAAACTAGTCCTAGCAGAATTTGGGTCTACTGGACAAATGGTGGTAAGTTTAATATTGATCCCTGGTGGAACAAcctatttgtcaaaaatcaatcCGCCTATGTTTTTGGGTTTGGGAACCATAGTTTCTGTAAC CCTCGCCTCGACAAATCGTATAAGTATACCTGGACAACATCGATATACCGAGCTTCCCAGCTGTACGCTAGTGTCCAG acTGGATTCCGATATGGATTATTATTCGTGTTTCTTCCAATGGTTCTCAACTCATTTATCCTCGCCAAAACACTagttattgaaaacaaaaccttCACATCATTAATGATAG GAACCCTATATTTCTGCAATGAAGTTGCAATgcatatttcatatttttgtgtCACGACGTTGCATGTGGAATTCGAAGGGAGTT ATATTCCATACAGCAGCGTCTACTTCTCAATTGCAATGATTCTGTCAATGTCGAAGTTGATGCTGAGAAATTTTACAGAG ccaatcgGATTAACAACCATACTACGAAGTGTTGGGCTTCTGATTATCATAATTGCACATGACCCACTGGCAGCCAACGTCCAAGATTTTGTGGATCACGTATACTGCGATACATTTG tttctccaAAAGTATGCTTCCTCGAACTTGCCTGCATTGGTATCTTATTCCTTAATAATCTTTACGACGTAAATCAAACTCAAAATCTACATCTTGTAGTCTCACAGACTGCCGACGACCAAAGCATCCAGAAAATGGCAAAGAAATCAGTTTTCAGACGAGTGAAAGTAGCGAGGAGAGcctga
- the M03F8.6 gene encoding Neur_chan_LBD domain-containing protein (Confirmed by transcript evidence), with product MIFFYTILCLLPSLSASAIDEDLIIERRPHHVDWEDLFMEYNKYSAPDRSRQEVNLTLEIIDISFHRVLFELVQTWRDERLRFVGSVRVPVPSHIQPWYPDTYIRNGWDVIVEQKSLELNYDGTFSLRQKYQATLDLDEKNKLDLTLVISSFNNYGTERINYNLISSKSEVKNYEHISLHKVSRKSDNIYFDDLHIGIHYSPVISQPTTTQKYESSTLAQSNNSTK from the exons atgaTATTCTTCTACACTATTCTATGCTTATTACCATCTCTTTCTGCATCTGCCATTGACGAGGATCTAATAATCGAACGGAGACCTCATCATGTTGATTGGGAAGATTTATTCATGGAATACAACAAATACAGTGCGCCGGACAGATCCAGACAAGAAGTGAATCTCActttggaaattattgatatcAGTTTCCATCGTGTCCTATTTGAGTTAGTTCAAACCTGGAGAGATGAACGATTACGCTTTGTTGGATCTGTTCGAGTTCCG GTTCCATCTCACATTCAACCTTGGTATCCGGACACATATATTCGAAACGGATGGGATGTGATTGTGGAGCAAAAAAGCTTGGAATTGAACTACGATGGCACGTTTTCATTGCGTCAGAAATATCAAGCAACATTGGATCttgatgaaaaaaacaaattg GATCTTACTTTGGTGATCTCTTCGTTCAACAACTACGGAACTGAACGGATCAATTACAATCTCATCAGCTCTAAATCAGAAGTGAAAAACTACGAACACATTTCTCTTCACAAAGTCAGCCGAAAATCtgataatatttattttgatgatCTTCATATTGGAATTCATTACTCTCCAGTTATATCCCAACCAACCACAACTCAAAAATACGAATCATCAACTCTTGCTCAAAGTAACAACTCGACCAAATAG
- the M03F8.6 gene encoding Neur_chan_LBD domain-containing protein (Confirmed by transcript evidence) — translation MIFFYTILCLLPSLSASAIDEDLIIERRPHHVDWEDLFMEYNKYSAPDRSRQEVNLTLEIIDISFHRVLFELVQTWRDERLRFVGSVRVPVPSHIQPWYPDTYIRNGWDVIVEQKSLELNYDGTFSLRQKYQATLDLDEKNKLFQDLTLVISSFNNYGTERINYNLISSKSEVKNYEHISLHKVSRKSDNIYFDDLHIGIHYSPVISQPTTTQKYESSTLAQSNNSTK, via the exons atgaTATTCTTCTACACTATTCTATGCTTATTACCATCTCTTTCTGCATCTGCCATTGACGAGGATCTAATAATCGAACGGAGACCTCATCATGTTGATTGGGAAGATTTATTCATGGAATACAACAAATACAGTGCGCCGGACAGATCCAGACAAGAAGTGAATCTCActttggaaattattgatatcAGTTTCCATCGTGTCCTATTTGAGTTAGTTCAAACCTGGAGAGATGAACGATTACGCTTTGTTGGATCTGTTCGAGTTCCG GTTCCATCTCACATTCAACCTTGGTATCCGGACACATATATTCGAAACGGATGGGATGTGATTGTGGAGCAAAAAAGCTTGGAATTGAACTACGATGGCACGTTTTCATTGCGTCAGAAATATCAAGCAACATTGGATCttgatgaaaaaaacaaattg TTCCAGGATCTTACTTTGGTGATCTCTTCGTTCAACAACTACGGAACTGAACGGATCAATTACAATCTCATCAGCTCTAAATCAGAAGTGAAAAACTACGAACACATTTCTCTTCACAAAGTCAGCCGAAAATCtgataatatttattttgatgatCTTCATATTGGAATTCATTACTCTCCAGTTATATCCCAACCAACCACAACTCAAAAATACGAATCATCAACTCTTGCTCAAAGTAACAACTCGACCAAATAG
- the pcm-1 gene encoding Protein-L-isoaspartate O-methyltransferase (Confirmed by transcript evidence) — protein sequence MAWRSSGSTNSELIDNLRNNRVFASQRAYDAMKSVDRGDFAPRAPYEDAPQRIGYNATHAAALDYLQNHLVAGAKALDVGSGSGYLTVCMAMMVGRNGTVVGIEHMPQLVELSEKNIRKHHSEQLERGNVIIIEGDGRQGFAEKAPYNAIHVGAASKGVPKALTDQLAEGGRMMIPVEQVDGNQVFMQIDKINGKIEQKIVEHVIYVPLTSREEQWNRN from the exons ATGGCATGGAGATCCAGTGGTTCGACTAATTCGGAGCTCATCGATAATTTGAGAA ataatcgAGTGTTTGCCAGTCAAAGAGCCTACGATGCGATGAAATCCGTTGATCGTGGAGATTTTGCTCCGAGAGCTCCTTATGAAGACGCTCCTCAACGAATTGGATATAATGCAACG CACGCAGCTGCTCTCGACTACCTACAAAACCACCTGGTTGCCGGTGCCAAAGCTCTTGACGTTGGCTCAGGAAGTGGATATTTGACAGTTTGTATGGCAATGATG gTTGGCCGAAATGGCACGGTTGTTGGAATTGAACATATGCCACAGCTGGTCGAATTAAGCgagaaaaatatcagaaagcATCACAGTGAACAATTGGAACGTGGAAATGTTATCATTATTgag GGAGACGGTCGTCAAGGATTCGCGGAAAAGGCTCCATACAATGCAATTCACGTGGGAGCAGCTTCAAAAGGAGTCCCCAAAGCG CTCACGGATCAACTGGCTGAAGGTGGCAGAATGATGATTCCGGTTGAACAAGTCGACGGAAATCAG GTCTTCATGCAAATCGATAAgatcaatggaaaaattgagcaaaagaTTGTGGAACACGTGATCTACGTGCCATTGACAAGTCGCGAAGAACAATGGAACCgcaattaa
- the pcm-1 gene encoding Protein-L-isoaspartate O-methyltransferase (Confirmed by transcript evidence): MAWRSSGSTNSELIDNLRNNRVFASQRAYDAMKSVDRGDFAPRAPYEDAPQRIGYNATVSAPHMHAAALDYLQNHLVAGAKALDVGSGSGYLTVCMAMMVGRNGTVVGIEHMPQLVELSEKNIRKHHSEQLERGNVIIIEGDGRQGFAEKAPYNAIHVGAASKGVPKALTDQLAEGGRMMIPVEQVDGNQVFMQIDKINGKIEQKIVEHVIYVPLTSREEQWNRN; this comes from the exons ATGGCATGGAGATCCAGTGGTTCGACTAATTCGGAGCTCATCGATAATTTGAGAA ataatcgAGTGTTTGCCAGTCAAAGAGCCTACGATGCGATGAAATCCGTTGATCGTGGAGATTTTGCTCCGAGAGCTCCTTATGAAGACGCTCCTCAACGAATTGGATATAATGCAACGGTTTCTGCACCTCACATG CACGCAGCTGCTCTCGACTACCTACAAAACCACCTGGTTGCCGGTGCCAAAGCTCTTGACGTTGGCTCAGGAAGTGGATATTTGACAGTTTGTATGGCAATGATG gTTGGCCGAAATGGCACGGTTGTTGGAATTGAACATATGCCACAGCTGGTCGAATTAAGCgagaaaaatatcagaaagcATCACAGTGAACAATTGGAACGTGGAAATGTTATCATTATTgag GGAGACGGTCGTCAAGGATTCGCGGAAAAGGCTCCATACAATGCAATTCACGTGGGAGCAGCTTCAAAAGGAGTCCCCAAAGCG CTCACGGATCAACTGGCTGAAGGTGGCAGAATGATGATTCCGGTTGAACAAGTCGACGGAAATCAG GTCTTCATGCAAATCGATAAgatcaatggaaaaattgagcaaaagaTTGTGGAACACGTGATCTACGTGCCATTGACAAGTCGCGAAGAACAATGGAACCgcaattaa